The following coding sequences lie in one Capsicum annuum cultivar UCD-10X-F1 chromosome 5, UCD10Xv1.1, whole genome shotgun sequence genomic window:
- the LOC107871074 gene encoding tryptamine 5-hydroxylase — protein MDESILQSVLLLALVSFTMYVTFHFYNNQRRRRPLFTPPSPPALPVIGHLHLLTDMPHHTFTQLAHKLGPIIHLQLGQVPTVIISSPQLAELILKTHDHIFASRPQLIAAQYLSFGCSDITFSPYGPYWRQARKICVTELLSSKRVNSFQIIRNEETNRMLRMISTHSHSEAGELDMSQVFFALANDILCRVAFGKRFIDHELKEKKDLVSVLTETQALLAGFCLGDFFPDWEWVNSVSGMKRRLMKNLKDLRAVCEEIIQEHVERKGENSDASSDLVDVLLRVQKRDDLQVPITDDNLKALILDMFVAGTDTSAATLEWTMTELARHPSVLEKAQDEVREIAGNKGKVEESDLQHLHYMKAVIKETMRLHPPVPLLVPRESMEKCTIADYEIPAKTRILINTYAIGMDPESWTNPLDYNPGRFLEEDVDFRGSQDFRFLPFGGGRRGCPGYALGLATIELSLARLLYHFDWKLPAGVAAQDVDLSEIFGLATRKKVALKLVPTINMLYVSEEEEDLQSATL, from the exons ATGGACGAATCAATTCTGCAATCAGTTCTCCTACTAGCACTTGTATCTTTCACCATGTATGTCACCTTTCACTTTTACAACAACCAACGTCGCCGTCGGCCTTTATTCACCCCACCGTCTCCGCCGGCGCTCCCTGTAATCGGTCACCTTCATctcctaaccgacatgccccaccaCACCTTCACCCAACTCGCTCATAAACTCGGCCCGATCATCCACCTTCAACTTGGCCAAGTCCCGACTGTAATCATCTCCTCCCCTCAACTCGCCGAACTCATACTCAAAACCCATGACCACATCTTCGCTAGCCGCCCACAACTCATTGCAGCTCAATACCTCTCCTTCGGTTGCTCTGATATTACTTTTTCCCCTTACGGCCCTTACTGGCGCCAAGCTAGAAAAATCTGCGTCACTGAGTTGTTGAGTTCGAAGCGAGTTAACTCATTCCAGATTATAAGAAATGAGGAAACTAACCGTATGTTACGAATGATCTCCACTCATTCTCACTCCGAGGCGGGTGAACTCGACATGAGTCAGGTTTTCTTCGCTCTCGCGAATGATATTTTGTGCAGGGTGGCGTTCGGGAAGAGATTTATTGATCATGAGTTGAAAGAGAAGAAGGATTTGGTGAGTGTGTTGACGGAGACACAAGCTCTGTTAGCGGGGTTTTGTTTGGGGGATTTTTTCCCCGATTGGGAATGGGTTAACTCAGTGAGTGGTATGAAGAGGAGATTGATGAAGAACTTGAAAGATTTAAGAGCGGTGTGCGAGGAGATTATACAAGAGCATGTAGAAAGGAAGGGTGAAAATAGCGATGCTTCATCAGACTTAGTTGACGTATTGCTGAGAGTTCAGAAAAGAGATGATCTCCAAGTGCCCATCACTGACGACAACCTTAAAGCTCTTATTCTG GATATGTTTGTCGCTGGAACAGATACATCAGCAGCTACACTGGAATGGACAATGACAGAGTTGGCTAGGCATCCAAGTGTTTTAGAAAAAGCACAAGATGAAGTTAGGGAGATTGCAGGTAATAAAGGAAAAGTAGAAGAATCTGATCTTCAACACCTTCACTACATGAAAGCAGTAATAAAGGAGACAATGCGACTACACCCCCCTGTCCCCCTTCTAGTACCTCGAGAATCCATGGAGAAATGCACAATCGCTGACTATGAAATACCTGCAAAAACTAGGATACTAATCAACACCTATGCCATTGGAATGGATCCAGAGTCATGGACCAATCCTCTGGACTACAATCCTGGAAGGTTTCTTGAGGAGGACGTTGATTTCAGGGGATCACAAGATTTCAGGTTCCTACCATTTGGAGGGGGGAGAAGAGGTTGCCCAGGTTACGCCCTTGGTTTAGCTACTATTGAGCTCTCATTAGCTCGTTTGTTGTATCACTTTGATTGGAAATTGCCTGCCGGAGTAGCAGCTCAAGATGTGGACTTGTCGGAGATTTTTGGATTGGCTACTAGGAAAAAAGTGGCTCTAAAGCTTGTTCCAACCATCAACATGCTCTATGTGTCCGAAGAAGAGGAGGATCTGCAGTCAGCTACTCTCTGA